The proteins below are encoded in one region of Sulfolobus islandicus Y.N.15.51:
- a CDS encoding 5-(carboxyamino)imidazole ribonucleotide synthase, with amino-acid sequence MFSILDWKPKIGILGGGQLGWMMILEGRKFPFAFYVLENDKNAPACRIADRCFSPQEYKEFVDSSDVITFEFEHVYEEALKYAQESEKLLPRLNSVELKRERYKEKLFYKQHSLPTPRFSVAENGEEALRILREEFNNIGVIKESKGGYDGKGQYFIFNDVEKYQFLREKKEKMVVEEYINFDFEASVIIARDKKGNFVSYPPTYNYNEKGILVYNYGPYFNQEIINVAKRLSEELDYVGTMGVEVFVTSGKVLINEFAPRVHNTGHYTLDGALISQFEQHLRAIINMELGPTTILSPSGMVNILGTDKIPVEVLKYGKVYWYSKTEVRKRRKLGHINVVGNNLEEVKQKIDKIRQLIYPNGLDL; translated from the coding sequence CCATTCGCCTTTTACGTGTTGGAAAACGATAAGAACGCTCCAGCTTGCAGAATTGCAGATAGATGCTTCTCTCCTCAAGAATATAAAGAGTTCGTTGATTCTTCAGACGTTATTACATTTGAATTTGAACATGTATATGAAGAAGCACTAAAATACGCTCAAGAGAGTGAAAAGTTATTACCTAGACTTAATTCTGTAGAGTTGAAGAGGGAACGTTATAAGGAGAAGCTCTTCTATAAACAACACAGTTTACCTACTCCTAGATTTTCCGTAGCAGAGAATGGTGAGGAGGCATTAAGAATACTGAGGGAGGAGTTTAACAATATAGGAGTTATCAAGGAGTCTAAAGGAGGATATGATGGGAAAGGTCAATATTTTATATTTAATGACGTTGAAAAATACCAATTCTTAAGGGAAAAGAAAGAAAAGATGGTCGTTGAGGAATATATTAATTTTGACTTTGAGGCCTCAGTTATTATAGCTAGAGACAAAAAAGGGAATTTTGTCAGTTATCCCCCCACATATAATTACAACGAAAAGGGCATTCTAGTTTATAATTATGGGCCTTATTTTAATCAAGAAATTATTAACGTAGCTAAAAGGTTGAGTGAGGAATTGGATTATGTAGGGACTATGGGGGTTGAGGTTTTTGTAACCAGTGGTAAGGTTTTGATTAACGAATTTGCTCCTAGAGTTCATAATACGGGTCATTATACTCTAGATGGAGCTCTTATCTCTCAATTTGAACAGCACTTAAGGGCTATAATTAATATGGAGTTAGGTCCAACTACTATTTTATCTCCTAGTGGAATGGTTAATATTTTGGGTACAGATAAAATACCAGTCGAGGTATTAAAATATGGCAAAGTTTACTGGTACTCTAAGACTGAAGTTAGAAAGAGGAGAAAATTGGGTCATATAAACGTGGTAGGGAATAATCTTGAAGAAGTTAAGCAAAAAATTGATAAAATTAGACAACTAATTTATCCTAATGGGTTAGATTTATGA
- a CDS encoding winged helix-turn-helix domain-containing protein yields MRFKFKIWIETEEGKPLIGKGGVKLLRAIEHTGSISSASKSVGVSYKFAWEYIKRINEILGDSVEMRKGGKNAGGSKVNEKIDKLLSIYEEAQKEISEILEKYNKKINELFNEEEKKGQ; encoded by the coding sequence ATGAGGTTCAAATTTAAAATCTGGATCGAGACAGAAGAGGGAAAACCACTAATAGGGAAAGGTGGAGTAAAATTATTAAGGGCAATTGAGCATACTGGTTCTATTTCGAGTGCTTCCAAATCAGTTGGTGTTTCATATAAGTTTGCCTGGGAATACATCAAAAGAATTAATGAAATATTGGGCGATTCCGTAGAAATGAGAAAAGGAGGAAAGAATGCAGGAGGTTCTAAGGTTAATGAAAAGATAGATAAGCTGTTAAGTATTTATGAGGAGGCCCAGAAGGAGATTTCAGAAATCCTTGAAAAATATAATAAAAAGATAAATGAACTATTCAATGAAGAGGAGAAAAAAGGTCAATAA
- a CDS encoding type 1 glutamine amidotransferase domain-containing protein has product MDSEKVLFIVGEEFEDIELLYPYYRVIEEGFRPVIAWKEANARVTGKHGYTVISDIAFKDVRPEDYVALVIPGGRGPEHIRTLEEVKNLTRKFFELKKLVAAICHGPQILISANLVKGRRLTSVTSIKDDVIAAGGIYIDNDVVVDENLISSRVPSDLPAFAFTLVKALKSLK; this is encoded by the coding sequence ATGGACTCGGAAAAGGTCTTATTCATAGTTGGAGAAGAGTTTGAGGATATTGAGCTATTATATCCCTACTACAGGGTAATTGAAGAAGGTTTTAGACCTGTAATAGCGTGGAAAGAGGCTAATGCCAGAGTTACAGGGAAGCACGGATATACTGTAATTTCTGACATCGCGTTCAAGGATGTTAGGCCAGAGGATTACGTAGCACTGGTCATACCAGGAGGTAGAGGACCAGAACATATAAGGACCCTAGAGGAAGTTAAAAATCTTACTAGAAAATTCTTTGAGTTGAAAAAGCTAGTTGCGGCAATATGTCACGGTCCTCAAATCTTAATTTCAGCTAATCTTGTTAAAGGAAGAAGACTAACGTCAGTCACGTCAATAAAAGATGATGTAATAGCTGCAGGTGGAATCTACATTGATAACGATGTGGTAGTAGATGAAAATCTGATATCTTCTAGAGTCCCTAGTGATCTACCAGCCTTTGCGTTTACGTTAGTCAAGGCGCTAAAGAGCCTAAAATAA